A genomic region of Rhipicephalus sanguineus isolate Rsan-2018 chromosome 1, BIME_Rsan_1.4, whole genome shotgun sequence contains the following coding sequences:
- the LOC119387713 gene encoding ctenidin-3, with product MAKLRYVLLAGVLLDVVSLTSLHHISKRTYGYGGRMRGGYRGGYGGFGGYRGGGYRGFGGGYRGLGGGGYGGGLNALTTALYGRILDGMYGGGFGGGFGGVQYIYVPVYVPVDDGTVVIVEEGGGTDFGNGGPGIIDTGGGEVDIGGIGNEELLMYQNSDGKATTRVKVATQPQRVRIGRERVVQKSTELGLGRTYAFTPPRRTKGRAQQG from the coding sequence TATCCTTGACAAGTCTTCACCACATATCAAAGCGCACGTACGGCTATGGCGGAAGAATGCGTGGCGGATACCGTGGCGGCTACGGCGGATTCGGAGGCTACAGGGGAGGCGGCTACCGTGGCTTCGGCGGTGGTTACAGGGGCCTCGGAGGTGGTGGCTACGGTGGCGGATTGAACGCGCTGACAACAGCCCTTTACGGCAGGATATTGGATGGCATGTACGGAGGGGGCTTCGGTGGTGGCTTCGGCGGCGTTCAATACATTTATGTTCCAGTGTACGTGCCCGTTGACGACGGCACAGTGGTCATCGTGGAGGAGGGCGGAGGCACCGACTTCGGTAATGGTGGCCCGGGCATAATTGACACGGGCGGTGGGGAAGTTGACATCGGTGGCATAGGAAACGAAGAGCTGCTGATGTACCAGAACAGCGACGGCAAAGCGACCACTCGCGTTAAGGTAGCGACCCAGCCTCAGCGTGTGCGCATCGGTAGAGAACGCGTTGTCCAGAAGTCTACGGAGCTGGGTCTCGGGAGGACCTACGCATTCACACCGCCGCGAAGGACGAAAGGGCGCGCCCAGCAGGGCTAG